The Herminiimonas arsenitoxidans sequence ACAATCTGGCGCGAAGAAAAGGATCAAGACGAAGAATTGGTCGCCGCGCTGCCTTTGTATGCCAAGACGCACTCCTACGGTGAATATGTGTTCGACTGGGCATGGGCGGATGCTTACGAGCGTAATGGCCTCGACTATTATCCCAAGCTGCTGTCGGCCATTCCTTTCACACCAGTGACTGGCAGTCGCCTACTAGCACGCGATGCAGAAGCCAGAATCGCGCTCATCGCAGCCATCACGTCCATACAGGAAAACAATGCGTTCTCGTCTACCCACATCCTGTATCCGCCACAGGAACAGGCTGAATTGCTGCGCGAAGCGGGGTTTATGCTGCGCGCTGGCGTGCAATTTCACTGGCTGAATGCCGGTTACCGGGATTTTGAAGATTTCCTGAATACGCTGGAACGCAAGAAGCGCAAGAACATCCGCAGCGAACGCCGCAAGGTACAGGAAGCTGGCGTCAACTTCCGCCACATTTCAGGCCATGACGCGACCGAAGAAGACTGGATATTTTTCAAGCGCTGCTACGACCATACCTACGCCGCGCATCACTCAACACCGTATCTGAATCTGGATTTCTTTCTGCGCATAGGCGCGACGATGCCACAGAATATTTTGCTGATCGTTGCAGAACAAAACGGCCAGCCTGTCGCCTCATCGTTACTGATCCATGACAAACAAACCGTGTTCGGGCGCTACTGGGGTGCGTTGACGTATATCGATTGCCTGCATTTCGAGACTGCCTACTATCAACCGCTGGAATTCTGCATCACCAACAAAATGGCTTGTTTTGAAGGCGGCGCGCAAGGTGAACACAAGATGGCTCGTGGCTTCCTGCCGCAAAAAACCTGGTCAGCACATTGGCTGGCGCATCCATCCTTTTCCAATGCAATTGAAGAATTTCTGAAAAGAGAAACCGGCGGTATCGAATCCTATATGGGCGAATTAAACGAGCGGAATCCATTTAAGTTATAAATAGTGTTAATTCTGAGCAACTTTTCATGGTGAGTGCTTGTCAGTCTCTCAAGCTCAAGGCATGCTAGCTGCACAATGACACCCAGCACACCTCTTCCAAACGACAGCACGCAAACCAGATTGATCCGCATCGGACGTTTTGCCATCAAACATGAGCTGGGACGAGGTTCCATCGGCGTGGTCTATCTGGCGCACGATCCGATTATCGACCGCGAAGTGGCTATCAAAACCTTCCGCAGCCGCTTGTCACTGGTGGAAAAGAAACAGCACGAACAGCACTTCATCAACGAAGCACGCGCCGCCGGACGACTCGCTCACCCCAATATCGTCACCGTTTACGAAGCCTCCAGCGAAGGTGACTCGACCTATATTGCGATGGAATATCTACAAGGTCGCGAGCTGAACAAACTGCTCGATGCAGGCCATCGCTTTACAGCTGAGGATGTTGCCTCCATCAGTTGGAAGATCGCCGATGCACTGGATCACGCACACAAGAACGGCGTCGTGCATAGAGACATCAAACCTGCCAATATTTTTCTGGTAGCGGATCATCAACCGAAAGTTGTCGACTTCGGCATCGCGCGTGCACCCAATAGAGTCTCGGATCAGGCGCACAAAGCCGAAGAGCCTTACACGCTGTTCCACGACAATATTCTGGGAACGCCCAATTACATGTCGCCAGAACAGGCAATGGGGCAAGCAGTCGATGCACGTACCGATATCTATTCATTAGGTGCCGTCATGTATGAGATGCTGACTTTCCGCAAACCATTCCAGGCCGCGGATACCGATAAGTTATTGCATCAAATCGCATTCAAGGCGGCACCTGATGTACACACGATACAGTCGAACGTGCCATTGGCTTTATCAAAAATCGTCGCTAAAGCGATGAGTAAAAAGGCTGATAAGCGCTATCAAAATGCAGAGGAAATGGCGCTCGATATCAAGCGTTATCTGACGCGCACGCGACGCGAGCACGAACGCAAACCCAAGGCAGAACGTTCCGAACAACCAGCCAATGCGCCTACATTCCAGCAATCCAGATTATTCTGGCCAGTATGCGGTGTGGTTATTGCGGTCTTGATTGCAGCTTATTCATTCTGGACGCACTGAGCACTTGCCTCGCCTCATATAGATACGATTTCTGTTCTGGCAATTGGCTATCGCCAGTCGTTCATCTCGGCATGCAACTTGTATATTCGAATCGTATTAAACTCTCGGGTTTAGAGAAGTTGTCTTTGCCATGAGTCCCACCGATATTCTGATTGCCCTCGCCATAGTAAGTATTTGGGGGCTCAACTTCGTTGTCATCAAAATCGGTTTGCAAGACTTCTCGCCGATTTCACTCACAGTGCTGCGCTTCTTTTTCGCTGCTTTTCCCTTAGTATTTTTTATCAAGCGCCCCGCCATTCCATGGCGTTTGCTCTGCGCATTCGGCCTGTTCCAATTCACACTGCAATTCACCTTATTATTCTCAGGTATGCAACTTGGATTGACGCCGGGACTGGCCTCACTTGTCATGCAATTGCAGGTATTTTTCACGATAGGATTCGCCATCCTCTTCCTCGGTGAAAGACCACGAATCACACAATTACTGGGTGCGCTCATTGCATTTAGCGGCATGGCTTTGGTTGCCTACAATTTGGAAAGCAAGGCAACCTTGATTGGCTTCCTGCTCGTCATTACGGCCAGTTCATGTTGGGCTACAGCCAACATCGTCACCAAGAAAATCGGCAAGGTGAATCCGCTGGCATTGATGGTCTGGGGTTCGCTGGTAGCGCTACCACCACTGATTGTCGCGTCCTTGCTCATGGAAGGCGCAGGCGTCTGGGTCACGGCTGCACATCACCTCAACTGGCGCGCCATGGCGAGCGTCTTGTATCAAGCCTATCCGAATACCATGTTTGCCTTCGGCGCCTGGGCAGTGTTGATGCGCAAATATCCGACTGCGACCGTCGCACCGTTCACTCTATTGGTTCCGGTCATCGGTATGTTTTGCGCGGCGTTGATATTGGACGAAGCCTTGCAATGGTGGAAAATCGTCGCCTGCATGCTGGTGCTGGGCGGCCTGGCATTCAACCAATTCGGCCAACGTTGGTTGAGCGGCAAAGCGAGTCGCTAAGAAAGAATCAGGCAATAAAAAAGCGCACTTCGCAGTGCGCTTTTTTTATTCACAAACCTGTGAATGCGGTATTTTATTTGCTAGCGTTTTTCTTGTACGCTTCAACGCCAGACATGATTTCTGCCTTGGCTTCATCTGGACCGACCCAGCCTTCAATCTTGACCCATTTGCCTTTTTCCAGATCTTTGTAGTGCTCAAAGAAGTGCTGGATCTGTTGCAAACGCAGATCATTGATGTCTTCAGGTTTTTGCCAGTGGCTGTAGATAGGCAAGATTTTATCGATAGGCACAGCCAGCAATTTTGCATCGCCGCCAGCTTCATCGGTCATCTTCAACATGCCAATCGCGCGGCAACGAACAACTACGCCTGGATACAGTGGAAATGGTGTAATCACCAATACGTCAACCGGGT is a genomic window containing:
- a CDS encoding EamA family transporter; translated protein: MSPTDILIALAIVSIWGLNFVVIKIGLQDFSPISLTVLRFFFAAFPLVFFIKRPAIPWRLLCAFGLFQFTLQFTLLFSGMQLGLTPGLASLVMQLQVFFTIGFAILFLGERPRITQLLGALIAFSGMALVAYNLESKATLIGFLLVITASSCWATANIVTKKIGKVNPLALMVWGSLVALPPLIVASLLMEGAGVWVTAAHHLNWRAMASVLYQAYPNTMFAFGAWAVLMRKYPTATVAPFTLLVPVIGMFCAALILDEALQWWKIVACMLVLGGLAFNQFGQRWLSGKASR
- a CDS encoding GNAT family N-acetyltransferase, translated to MNLSTNYRTRIVSSLSEIGQPVWDALVQLQADANPFLSFAFLDALHESGCASAKSGWQPQFLTIWREEKDQDEELVAALPLYAKTHSYGEYVFDWAWADAYERNGLDYYPKLLSAIPFTPVTGSRLLARDAEARIALIAAITSIQENNAFSSTHILYPPQEQAELLREAGFMLRAGVQFHWLNAGYRDFEDFLNTLERKKRKNIRSERRKVQEAGVNFRHISGHDATEEDWIFFKRCYDHTYAAHHSTPYLNLDFFLRIGATMPQNILLIVAEQNGQPVASSLLIHDKQTVFGRYWGALTYIDCLHFETAYYQPLEFCITNKMACFEGGAQGEHKMARGFLPQKTWSAHWLAHPSFSNAIEEFLKRETGGIESYMGELNERNPFKL
- a CDS encoding serine/threonine protein kinase, giving the protein MTPSTPLPNDSTQTRLIRIGRFAIKHELGRGSIGVVYLAHDPIIDREVAIKTFRSRLSLVEKKQHEQHFINEARAAGRLAHPNIVTVYEASSEGDSTYIAMEYLQGRELNKLLDAGHRFTAEDVASISWKIADALDHAHKNGVVHRDIKPANIFLVADHQPKVVDFGIARAPNRVSDQAHKAEEPYTLFHDNILGTPNYMSPEQAMGQAVDARTDIYSLGAVMYEMLTFRKPFQAADTDKLLHQIAFKAAPDVHTIQSNVPLALSKIVAKAMSKKADKRYQNAEEMALDIKRYLTRTRREHERKPKAERSEQPANAPTFQQSRLFWPVCGVVIAVLIAAYSFWTH
- the ppa gene encoding inorganic diphosphatase, which gives rise to MSLNHVPAGKDLPNDFNVIIEIPMNADPVKYEVDKESGAMFVDRFMSTAMHYPCNYGYVPQTLSDDGDPVDVLVITPFPLYPGVVVRCRAIGMLKMTDEAGGDAKLLAVPIDKILPIYSHWQKPEDINDLRLQQIQHFFEHYKDLEKGKWVKIEGWVGPDEAKAEIMSGVEAYKKNASK